The following are encoded in a window of Bradyrhizobium guangdongense genomic DNA:
- the trxB gene encoding thioredoxin-disulfide reductase, protein MSAPVHAKVVIIGSGPAGYTAAIYAARAMLEPILIQGMQAGGQLTITTDVENYPGFADVIQGPWLMEQMEKQAVHVGTRIVTDLVTKLETSQRPFRLTCDSGDVYLADTVILATGAQARWLGLPSEVKFQGGGVSACATCDGFFYRNKEVVVVGGGNTAVEEALYLTNHASEVTIVHRRDHFRAERILQERLFKHPKIKVVWDSAVDEICGTENPNKVTHVRLKNVKTGALTDLKTDGVFIAIGHAPATELVKDQIKLKPSGYVEVAPNSTATSVPGLFAAGDVADETYRQAVTAAGLGCMAALEAERFLALRASERAAAE, encoded by the coding sequence ATGTCCGCTCCTGTTCATGCAAAGGTCGTCATCATTGGCTCCGGCCCAGCCGGCTACACCGCCGCGATCTACGCCGCGCGCGCGATGCTCGAGCCGATCCTGATCCAGGGCATGCAGGCGGGCGGCCAGCTCACCATCACCACCGACGTCGAGAACTACCCCGGCTTCGCCGACGTGATCCAGGGTCCCTGGCTGATGGAACAGATGGAGAAGCAGGCGGTCCATGTCGGCACCAGGATCGTCACCGACCTTGTCACCAAGCTGGAGACCTCGCAGCGGCCGTTCCGCCTCACCTGTGACTCGGGCGATGTCTATCTCGCCGACACCGTGATCCTCGCAACCGGTGCGCAGGCGCGCTGGCTCGGATTGCCATCGGAAGTGAAATTCCAGGGCGGCGGCGTCTCGGCCTGCGCCACCTGCGACGGCTTCTTCTACCGCAACAAGGAGGTCGTGGTGGTCGGCGGCGGCAATACGGCGGTCGAGGAAGCCCTGTACCTGACCAATCATGCCTCTGAGGTCACCATCGTGCATCGCCGCGACCACTTCCGCGCCGAGCGCATCCTGCAGGAGCGCCTGTTCAAGCACCCGAAGATCAAGGTGGTCTGGGACTCCGCCGTGGACGAGATCTGCGGCACCGAGAACCCGAACAAGGTCACCCATGTCAGGCTGAAGAACGTCAAGACCGGCGCGCTGACGGACCTGAAGACCGACGGCGTCTTCATCGCGATCGGCCATGCGCCGGCGACTGAGCTCGTGAAGGACCAGATCAAGCTGAAACCCTCGGGCTATGTCGAGGTCGCTCCGAACTCGACCGCGACCTCCGTGCCCGGGCTGTTCGCCGCCGGCGACGTCGCTGACGAAACCTACCGCCAGGCCGTGACGGCCGCAGGCCTCGGCTGCATGGCCGCCCTCGAGGCCGAACGATTCTTGGCCCTGCGCGCCAGCGAGCGCGCGGCAGCGGAATAA
- a CDS encoding LysR family transcriptional regulator: MPRTRDGFTDMDWDKLKVFHAAAEAGSFTHAGEQLGLSQSAVSRQVSALEQELSVSLFHRHARGLILTEQGDLLFRTAHDVFMQLQAARAKLTDSRERPSGDLKITTTPGVGINWLIPRLGEFTALYPEIRISLIVTDEELDLSMREADVAIRTRKPTQPDLIQRKLFAMGFHAYCSPEYIKRFGTPRTLEELDAHRIISLSDGNFAPHLQNRNWLVEAGRNGSGPREAYFKVNNILGLVRACQQGLGIAALPDYLVEEQSKLVQLFGESDSIQLDTYFVYPEELKTVARVQVFRDFVVSKAQRWPS, translated from the coding sequence ATGCCTCGAACACGCGACGGATTTACGGACATGGACTGGGACAAGCTGAAGGTGTTTCACGCGGCGGCGGAAGCGGGCAGCTTCACGCATGCGGGAGAGCAGCTCGGCCTGTCGCAATCGGCGGTGTCGCGCCAGGTTTCGGCGCTGGAGCAGGAGCTTTCGGTTTCGCTGTTCCACCGCCACGCCCGCGGCCTGATCCTCACCGAGCAGGGCGACCTGTTGTTCCGCACCGCGCATGACGTGTTCATGCAGCTGCAGGCAGCGCGCGCCAAGCTGACCGACAGCCGCGAGCGCCCGAGCGGCGATCTCAAGATCACCACCACGCCCGGCGTCGGCATCAACTGGCTGATCCCGCGCCTCGGCGAATTCACCGCGCTCTATCCGGAGATCCGGATCTCGCTGATCGTCACCGACGAGGAGCTGGATCTGTCGATGCGCGAGGCCGACGTCGCCATCCGCACCCGCAAGCCGACGCAGCCGGATCTCATCCAGCGCAAGCTGTTCGCGATGGGCTTTCACGCCTATTGCTCGCCGGAGTACATCAAGCGCTTCGGGACGCCCCGCACGCTGGAAGAGCTCGATGCCCACCGCATCATCTCGCTCTCGGACGGCAACTTTGCGCCGCATTTGCAGAACCGCAACTGGCTGGTCGAAGCAGGCCGCAACGGCTCGGGCCCGCGCGAGGCTTACTTCAAGGTCAACAACATTCTCGGTCTCGTGCGCGCCTGTCAGCAGGGCCTCGGGATCGCGGCGCTGCCCGATTATCTGGTCGAGGAGCAGAGCAAGCTCGTGCAACTGTTCGGTGAATCGGATTCGATCCAGCTCGACACGTACTTTGTCTATCCCGAGGAGCTGAAGACGGTCGCGCGCGTGCAAGTGTTCCGCGACTTCGTGGTGAGCAAGGCGCAGCGCTGGCCGTCCTGA
- a CDS encoding ParA family protein — MNVIVFASRKGGSGKSTLAAHLAAQIKASKQVMLVDADPQGSLTLWHKLRGTNEPPIKAAVNSVSGIVSAAKRDGYEWVLIDTPPNLSAVVDDAIKNATMVVIPARPGVFDVNAVQETIQMCRAARKPYAVVLNGAPAKRDEAESPIVTIAREALAKFRAPVWGGQITNRSDLLMALSHGEGAREYQAESRAAQEIARLWAAIERSVKAIRGTASASGAMHKQAA, encoded by the coding sequence ATGAACGTTATTGTTTTTGCATCGCGTAAGGGCGGCTCGGGCAAGAGTACCCTGGCTGCACATCTCGCCGCGCAGATCAAGGCGAGCAAGCAGGTGATGCTGGTGGATGCGGATCCGCAGGGCTCGCTCACGCTGTGGCACAAGCTGCGCGGCACCAACGAACCGCCGATCAAGGCGGCCGTGAACTCGGTCAGCGGCATCGTCTCCGCGGCCAAGCGCGACGGTTATGAATGGGTGTTGATCGACACGCCGCCGAATCTGTCGGCCGTCGTCGACGACGCGATCAAGAACGCCACCATGGTGGTGATCCCCGCACGTCCCGGGGTGTTCGACGTCAACGCGGTGCAGGAAACCATCCAGATGTGCCGCGCGGCGCGCAAGCCCTACGCGGTGGTGCTCAACGGTGCGCCGGCCAAGCGCGACGAAGCCGAGAGCCCGATCGTCACCATCGCCCGCGAGGCGCTGGCCAAGTTCCGCGCTCCGGTGTGGGGCGGTCAGATCACCAATCGTTCGGATTTGTTGATGGCACTCAGCCATGGCGAAGGCGCGCGTGAATATCAGGCCGAAAGCCGTGCGGCCCAGGAAATTGCAAGACTGTGGGCGGCGATCGAGCGTTCAGTGAAAGCAATTCGCGGCACGGCGTCGGCTTCCGGCGCAATGCACAAGCAGGCGGCATAA
- a CDS encoding Lrp/AsnC family transcriptional regulator: MSRNLDEIDLKILAEIQADGRITNVELAKRVGISPPPCLRRVRALEEEGYIHGYRGLLDARKLGFDVTVFAAVHLSSQAEADLRAFEEFVRAEPLVRECWMLSGEVDFILKCVAPDMATFQDFVTHLTAAPHVRNVRTSLVLHNSKYEAAVPLDVKGRR; this comes from the coding sequence GTGTCGCGGAACCTAGACGAGATCGACCTCAAAATTCTCGCCGAGATCCAGGCCGACGGCCGAATCACCAATGTGGAGCTCGCCAAACGGGTCGGTATTTCGCCCCCGCCGTGCCTGCGCCGGGTCCGGGCGCTGGAGGAGGAGGGCTACATCCATGGCTACCGCGGACTCTTGGATGCGCGAAAGCTCGGCTTCGACGTCACGGTGTTCGCCGCCGTGCATCTCTCCAGTCAGGCCGAGGCCGATTTGCGCGCCTTCGAGGAGTTCGTCCGCGCCGAGCCCCTGGTGCGGGAATGCTGGATGCTGTCGGGCGAGGTCGATTTCATTCTGAAATGCGTCGCCCCCGACATGGCGACCTTCCAGGATTTCGTGACGCATCTGACCGCCGCGCCTCACGTGCGCAACGTCAGGACATCGCTGGTGCTGCACAATTCAAAGTATGAGGCGGCGGTGCCACTGGACGTGAAGGGAAGACGGTAG
- a CDS encoding glycoside hydrolase family 16 protein: MIGSRRFRLGAIATSFVFGITLGHTSLAATLQKLTWGNPDQPWGTRRPVTEADRKAIAQFREGRVKPVVATDFTDPGALNSDWLRQSDDYLKSCRRPDNVVATAAGLLLRTNASTGCHAQWSTGFMISRQHFGYGYYEASIKAADIDGLNNAFWLVTEDHFEIDICEVHFPNIDRMTLHNNNRIDGKFPIAVGFDSRFAESFPDAFHDFGVLWTASDVVFAVDGEPVAAIHTDGSIKGRTDIRFSTALMDYAGKIPADPAGHGMAVRRLRVYAMP; the protein is encoded by the coding sequence GTGATCGGCTCAAGACGGTTCCGGTTAGGCGCAATCGCAACCAGCTTCGTCTTTGGCATCACGTTGGGACATACGTCGCTAGCCGCCACGCTGCAGAAGCTGACCTGGGGCAATCCCGACCAGCCATGGGGAACGCGACGTCCCGTGACGGAGGCCGACCGAAAGGCGATCGCGCAATTCCGAGAAGGACGCGTCAAGCCTGTCGTCGCGACCGACTTCACAGATCCAGGGGCACTCAATTCCGACTGGCTGCGGCAATCGGACGATTACCTGAAGTCCTGCCGGCGTCCGGACAATGTCGTTGCCACTGCGGCCGGCCTGTTGCTCCGGACCAACGCGAGCACCGGCTGCCATGCGCAATGGTCGACCGGCTTCATGATCAGTCGTCAGCATTTCGGCTACGGCTACTACGAGGCAAGCATCAAGGCGGCCGACATCGACGGACTCAACAACGCCTTCTGGCTGGTCACAGAGGATCATTTCGAGATCGACATCTGCGAGGTGCATTTTCCCAACATCGACCGGATGACCCTGCACAACAACAACAGGATCGACGGCAAATTTCCGATCGCGGTCGGTTTCGACAGCCGTTTCGCCGAGAGCTTCCCCGACGCGTTCCACGACTTCGGCGTGCTGTGGACAGCGAGCGACGTCGTGTTCGCGGTCGACGGCGAGCCGGTCGCCGCGATCCACACCGACGGCTCTATCAAGGGCCGGACCGACATCCGCTTTTCCACGGCGTTGATGGACTATGCCGGCAAGATCCCGGCCGATCCCGCCGGCCATGGCATGGCCGTACGACGACTGCGGGTCTATGCGATGCCGTGA
- a CDS encoding 4-hydroxy-tetrahydrodipicolinate synthase family protein, protein MTDLRTHLHGLWLPLVTPFRDGRLDEVSLRRLSRHYCTQAIDGFILGATSGEGMTLRDAELERLVAIVRDEIAAVRRNVPIGLGLSGADTSRLKDRLDETADWPIDFYLIASPYYVRPSQRGISAHFEALADHAAWPLALYNIPYRCAVGITNQTMLRLAEHPNIVGLKDCGASREQSIALLRDRPQGFAVLTGEDANYFEALSDGADGGILLSAHLKTATFAAVHAELKRGNAAAAEARWQEVAELTRLLFTEPSPAPAKYWLWRSGLIDSPEVRLPMVEVSSELAAMLDREIERRVKVAA, encoded by the coding sequence ATGACTGATTTGCGAACCCATCTGCACGGGCTCTGGCTGCCGCTGGTGACGCCGTTTCGCGATGGCCGCCTCGACGAAGTGTCGCTGCGGCGGCTGTCGCGGCACTACTGCACGCAGGCGATCGACGGCTTCATTCTGGGGGCGACCTCCGGCGAAGGCATGACGCTGCGCGATGCCGAGCTCGAGCGCCTCGTCGCCATCGTCCGCGACGAGATCGCGGCCGTCCGCCGCAACGTTCCGATCGGGCTCGGACTCTCGGGAGCGGACACCTCGCGGCTGAAGGACCGTCTCGACGAGACCGCGGACTGGCCGATCGACTTCTATCTGATCGCGAGCCCCTATTACGTGCGACCCTCGCAGCGCGGCATATCAGCCCATTTCGAGGCGCTGGCCGATCATGCCGCCTGGCCGCTCGCGCTCTACAACATTCCCTATCGCTGCGCGGTCGGCATCACCAACCAGACCATGCTGCGGCTCGCGGAGCATCCCAACATCGTCGGCTTGAAGGATTGCGGCGCGAGCCGCGAGCAGTCGATCGCGCTGCTGCGTGACCGGCCGCAGGGCTTCGCCGTGCTCACCGGCGAGGATGCCAATTATTTCGAGGCGCTCAGTGATGGCGCCGATGGCGGCATCTTGCTTTCCGCGCATCTCAAGACCGCGACCTTCGCGGCCGTTCATGCCGAGCTGAAGCGCGGCAACGCCGCAGCGGCAGAGGCGCGCTGGCAGGAGGTCGCGGAGCTGACGCGCCTGCTGTTCACCGAGCCGAGCCCGGCACCGGCGAAGTACTGGTTGTGGCGGTCAGGCCTGATCGACAGCCCCGAGGTGCGCCTGCCCATGGTGGAGGTGAGCAGCGAACTCGCCGCGATGCTCGACCGCGAGATCGAGCGGCGTGTGAAGGTCGCGGCGTAA